Proteins from one Sabethes cyaneus chromosome 2, idSabCyanKW18_F2, whole genome shotgun sequence genomic window:
- the LOC128737698 gene encoding major prion protein-like: MKFCGLLLLCLIVGALSSPLLEVLSRIRRDTTSAPAVNFGFPVFGSGGSWPGFGGGGFPAAQSGVGGWPQVGGGFGGGGGLHGRFNFDDMPNVEGGQVTSGVSCTYSEGGKQKCTHHQHHERKKN; encoded by the exons ATGAAGTTCTGTGGTTTACTGCTGTTGTGTTTAATCGTGGGAGCGCTTAGTTCTCCTCTATTGGAGGTTTTG AGCCGTATCCGGCGTGATACTACCTCGGCACCTGCGGTGAACTTCGGTTTTCCTGTATTTGGATCCGGTGGATCGTGGCCCGGCTTCGGAGGAGGCGGTTTTCCAGCGGCACAGAGTGGAGTTGGTGGTTGGCCTCAGGTCGGCGGGGGTTTTGGTGGTGGCGGTGGTCTTCATGGCCGATTCAACTTTGACGATATGCCGA ACGTTGAAGGAGGCCAAGTCACAAGCGGGGTAAGTTGCACATACTCCGAAGGTGGAAAGCAAAAATGCACCCACCACCAACATCACGAACGCAAGAAGAACTAA